CGCTTCGAGATGTTGGCGTGCTGAAATTTTGGCTTCTAACCCCAGCTTCCTGGCGACATCGTCCCGATGCCGCTCGAGTTCATTCATCACGGTGTCAAACGCTTGGCGGTCCGACGCAATGATCTCACGCATTTTCTCGGGTGTCTGTTTTAGAAACTCGTAGCTCTTTCTCGCCTGTTGGTAATTGATGAACTTGGCCAACCAACGGTCCGCCCGTCGTGCGAATCCGCGTTTGGTGTATTGCTCGGTGCCAAAACGCTCATCGTATAAATAGCGGAACAATGCACTGTCGTCATAAGCGGGCAATTTACGAGCGGCGTCCTGATCGATCTCTTGCAAATTCGCTTCCGCGCGTTCAAGTGCCGCTTCGGCCACGGCGGCGCGATCCGAAAGCCGCACAAATTCGTCCGATTCTCGCAGCCGTTGTTCGACTTGGTCAGCAATTTCTTGTTCGGCCTCCCTCGCGGCATCCAATTCGATGTTGATTGCCATCAACTCGGCCTCGAGCTGCTCGCGTTTGCGATTGGCGTCGGCGAGCGACTCACGCACGCGGCGGCGATGATCTTCTTTCCGCATCAAAACGTCGGCGACACTCGAACGAACCTCGCTCCACGTTTCACGGATCGCTTCGACGCTCAGTTCCGGCAAATAATGCTCGGCCAATTCGACCAATGCATCGCCACGATGATCTTCGAGGTTTTCGCGTTCCCCTTTGGAAGACGAGATCCGTTGCCGTTCTTGTTCAAGCCGCGTTTGCGCGTTGGCATAAGCTTCAATCAATTGACGATGAACCACGGGACCGGAAATAGGCATTGCAGTGAAACCTTGTAGCGAAGCAGATCCAACCGACACGAACGCGAACTAATCGACCATTTCAAGCAAACAAATACCACAGTAAACCGCTCGCGGCGGCAAGCGTGCCCGCACCATAGAGAATGCGATCTCGCCACACCCAACAATGAGCAAGAAAGCTTTTTAGTCCCGGCTCTGGATCTTCGTAGGTGTGCAGCGTCGACAAGTACTGATCGATTGCCGCATCGATTTCGGCTTCGGTGACGTTGTCGCCTGACAACTGAGCGGCACGCGTTAATTTTTTGCGAAGGTTTGTCCGCACGTCGTCGTGGCGAAACATTTCTTCGGCGGTTTGACGCTGGTCCCGCATCTCGCGAGCGACGTCCATCACTCGCAATGTTTCTTCGAGCGTCAAGTTTTGGCCGGGCAATTCGATCGCTGACATCGAATGCGGACGTGCTCGGCGTGGAGCCTGTTGCTGTGCGTTGGCGTTGGGCATTACACGTGGGATCTGGCAAACGAGTAAACGGGTGGGCGCGAAAACAAACGAGGCATGTCGCTTGGTTATTCTATGCAATCGTGCCTTTTTTCCGAGTGTGTTAGCTGCGAGTGACCGGTAAAAACATTTAGTTTCCGCTGAAACGTACCCGTGGAATGCCTTCACATGATGCGACTGCGGGATTCCAACGGAATTCGCGCTAGGCTGAAAAAATAGCCGGCCAGGGCGCGGCATTCCAAGTCGCTCCGGCACCCCCGTGTATGATTGCCATCTGAGCTGGTTGCCCCTAATCTAATGAGTGCAATGACTGATCACTCCGGCAATTTTATTGCCAATCAATCGTGGAGAATTACGGCATGTCCGACCAAGCACAAGCGTCCGCACCCGAACCCCAAAAGAGTGAGACTCGCTCGGCCGCCGAAGTGGCGAGGGAACGTGATTCCAAATCGATGCGTGAGTACCTCG
The sequence above is drawn from the Novipirellula caenicola genome and encodes:
- a CDS encoding DUF6384 family protein — protein: MPNANAQQQAPRRARPHSMSAIELPGQNLTLEETLRVMDVAREMRDQRQTAEEMFRHDDVRTNLRKKLTRAAQLSGDNVTEAEIDAAIDQYLSTLHTYEDPEPGLKSFLAHCWVWRDRILYGAGTLAAASGLLWYLFA